Part of the Acidimicrobiales bacterium genome is shown below.
CCGCCGAGCAGCGCGCGCCGGGTCACGCCCAGACGGCCGTCATCGACGACGTCGCCGGTCGCCGGTTGTGGTTCGTGCCCGATCGGATTCATCCCCAGCCTTTCCGGCGTCAGGCGGCGGGCCCCGGTCGTCGCCGCACCAGCAGAAGGGCGGTGTCGTCGGCACCGCCCGCCACCCGGGCCATGGACTCGATGGCCTCGTCACACAGTCGGTCGAGCGACGAGCCGTCACCGCTGAGCACGTCGGCGAATGCCCTGATCCCGTCCTCGAGGTCGTGGCCGTGGGACTCGACGAGCCCGTCGGTATAGAAAGCCAGGATGGCGTCCTCGGGAAGGGACCACGTGTGCTCCTTGTACCCGCCGACGCCGGCGCCGAGCGGCGGTCCCTGGTCGGCCTCGAGGCTGCTCGTCAGCCCGCCGGGGCGGGCGACGAGAGGCGGCACGTGTCCGGCGTTGGCGAACCGAAGCTGGCAGGTGGCCGGATCGAGCACTGCATAGATGCACGTGGCGATCTCGGCCTCTCCGACATCGATCATCAGCTCGTCGAGCGCTCGCAGCACCTCGCCGGGCGGCAGGCCCAGCTTGGCGTAGGCCCGCACCGCGGTGCGGATCTGACCCATGATCGCGGCGGCGTGGACGCCTCGGCCCATCACGTCGCCCATCACCAGCCCGACACCACCCGATCTCGACCGTATGACGTCGTACCAGTCACCACCGACCTCGGCGTGGCCCGCCGCCGGTACGCACCGGGCGGCGACGTCCAACCCGTCAACCGATGTCACGTCGGCGCGCGGCAGCATGCTGCGTTGCAGGGTGGTCGCGATCTCCTGCGACTGATGGAAGCGCAGCCCATGCTCGACGGCGACGTTGGCCCGAGCCGAGAGCTGGTCCATCATGCGCAGGTCGTCTCCGTTGTAGCTCGGTCGCTCGCCACAGGCCCCGAAGAGAACGACCGCGACGACCTCACCGCCGGCGATCACCGGCACGCCGACCGTGGTGTGCGGCCGCTCGCGCGGCAACTGCGTACGGGGGCACAGCGCCTGGATCCATCCCGGTGGCGTTTCTGCATCGACCCGGTGGAGCGCCGGTGTGCGACTCCGCGCTGCCCTGGTGACCGGATCGTCTCCCGGGAACCGGATGCTCACACCGGGGTCGGGACGAGCGCCGCAGAGCTCCCGGGTCGCTGCGAACGCGACGGGTTCCGCCGTCACCTCCGGTCCATCGCTCCAACCATCTCGCCGCGCCGCCGGCAGCACGAACACCGCACACATATCGGCGATCGCGGGCACGACGGCATGAGCCAGCGCCTGCAGCTTGGCTCCAGGGTCCAAAGCCGCGTTCACCTCTGCCGTGACGCCCGAAAGAAGCTCCAGCCGCTCGCGATCCCGGGAGACTGCGTGCTCCGTCAGCTCCAGCTCGGTGATGTCCTCGGCGATCGCTCCCACGCCGCACCTGGTTCCGTCAGAGCTGTCGATAGGGATGTAGCTCATCCGCCACACGCGCGCCGTCCCGGGGGCGTGCCGCAGCTCTCCCTCCACGCGCTCGCCGAAGATCGGCCTGCCGGTCTCCAGCACCTGGCGCAACGACCGATCCACTCCGGACGCCAGGTCCGGGTGGACCTCACGGACCGTCCGGCCGCACCGCTCGTCGGAGGTGCCGCCGTCCATCGCCAGCAGGGCGTCGTTGACCCGGGCGAAGCGGAGCTCGGTGTCGAAGATCATGAGCCCGACCGGAAGGCCGCGGAACAGCGCGTCCAGCGCCGCGGGCGAGCCGGCGTCGATGACCTCGCTGGCGTCGGGAGACGCCTCGCCGGTCATCGGCATCCGTCGCTCCGGCCTGGTGTCACAACAGCATGATGAAGACCGCGTGTAAGGGTGCTCCCCATCCTCCCCGTCTCCTGACCCCGACTCACCCGTCCGGCGCCGGGCGCACACCCTAATCCCTCGGCCGATGCCCGATCGCTCCACCACTGTCGAGACCACCTGGACGCCGTAGGGTAGCCCGGAGATGGGCCGGATCCTCGTCGACGGCATGAACGTGATCGGCTCCCGTCCGACGGGCTGGTGGCGCGACCGGGCCGCCGCGGCGCGGGAGCTCTTCGGCCGCCTGCAGCGCCTGGCCGCCGCCACCGGCGACGACGTGACCCTGGTGCTCGACGGGCGGCCACAGCCCGAGCTGCCGGAGGGCGAGCACCCCGGGGTGCGGGTCCTCTACGCCCGGCGCTCGGGCCCCGACGCCGCCGACGAGCGCATCCTCGAGCTGCTGG
Proteins encoded:
- a CDS encoding SpoIIE family protein phosphatase; this encodes MPMTGEASPDASEVIDAGSPAALDALFRGLPVGLMIFDTELRFARVNDALLAMDGGTSDERCGRTVREVHPDLASGVDRSLRQVLETGRPIFGERVEGELRHAPGTARVWRMSYIPIDSSDGTRCGVGAIAEDITELELTEHAVSRDRERLELLSGVTAEVNAALDPGAKLQALAHAVVPAIADMCAVFVLPAARRDGWSDGPEVTAEPVAFAATRELCGARPDPGVSIRFPGDDPVTRAARSRTPALHRVDAETPPGWIQALCPRTQLPRERPHTTVGVPVIAGGEVVAVVLFGACGERPSYNGDDLRMMDQLSARANVAVEHGLRFHQSQEIATTLQRSMLPRADVTSVDGLDVAARCVPAAGHAEVGGDWYDVIRSRSGGVGLVMGDVMGRGVHAAAIMGQIRTAVRAYAKLGLPPGEVLRALDELMIDVGEAEIATCIYAVLDPATCQLRFANAGHVPPLVARPGGLTSSLEADQGPPLGAGVGGYKEHTWSLPEDAILAFYTDGLVESHGHDLEDGIRAFADVLSGDGSSLDRLCDEAIESMARVAGGADDTALLLVRRRPGPAA
- a CDS encoding NYN domain-containing protein — its product is MGRILVDGMNVIGSRPTGWWRDRAAAARELFGRLQRLAAATGDDVTLVLDGRPQPELPEGEHPGVRVLYARRSGPDAADERILELLAQEPEPGSVRVFTSDRALRQEAERLGAAVAGAGTLLTQLDELAG